A single Streptomyces sannanensis DNA region contains:
- a CDS encoding AfsR/SARP family transcriptional regulator: MTGAGMTVWFGVLGTIAAWRDGVPADVGHAQQQRVLAALLVDAGNAVPADVLVDRAWGEAPPRRGREALYGYVSRLRRVLSQMCATDIERTPAGYRLTVDPHRVDMHQFRDLTSRARGQGDAGQAAALWEKALGLWRGEAFTGIDTPWFDSRRDLLDRERLTAELDLADARLRLGQHDRILVELLARAEAQPLDERVAGQLMLALYRGGRGADALTHYQSIRGRLVEELGTDPGPALRLLHQRILGADPALDLAPGPGVAVDEAAAVRPVPRQLPAPPATFIGRDRELASLDGLLKEPADDRAVVVISAIGGVGGMGKTWLALRWAHEHLDRFPDGQLYADLCGFDPSSEPMPPGMVLRGFLDALGIDTQEMPADPEALAALYRSLVAGRRMLIMLDNARGADQIRPLLPGSATCTVMVTSRSHLSGLTATHGCQYLDLGTLPDDDARQILVHALGHDRVAAEPDAVSGLLRRCAGLPLALGIVAARAAARPDFPLTVLTSELHDAACRLDALNAGDLATDLRAVFDTSYRVLDHSTAQTFALLGLAPGPDISLSAAARLTALPAPRARVLLRTLESAHLVQQNIPGRYRMHNLVRLYATERGHDLPDDVRQAALHRLVGFNATTALACDRLLSPQRTPLAGPRTASAVGALHVEDVDAAMAWFEAEHLCLLAVHRFALEHGLHAQAWQLAWALDTFQWRRGWLLDRITTLRSTLPALEVLEEPASMALAHRLLARARIPLDQHAEALEHLRRAIALYERAGDRAGQAQTHLNFALAWERHGDHAEALSHAVRNLRFREVLGDPHREAEALNAVGWYHAHLGHHDQARDYCERALALCRRHAFLEGEAFTLDSLGYIAHHSGSHAQALDHYGRALTLRRRLGDQYEEADALACMGDVYRATDRPADAHDVLSRAFDLYRGQHRATEARRAQRLLEELKPALPARASDGAESGTVPDVAHRTA, encoded by the coding sequence ATGACGGGGGCGGGGATGACGGTGTGGTTCGGAGTCCTGGGCACCATCGCGGCCTGGCGGGACGGGGTGCCGGCGGACGTGGGTCACGCGCAGCAGCAGCGGGTGCTCGCGGCCCTGCTCGTCGATGCCGGCAACGCCGTTCCGGCGGACGTCCTGGTGGACCGGGCATGGGGTGAAGCACCGCCGAGGCGGGGCCGAGAGGCCCTGTACGGGTACGTCTCCCGGCTCAGGCGGGTGCTGTCGCAAATGTGCGCCACCGACATCGAGCGCACTCCAGCCGGTTACCGCCTGACTGTTGATCCCCACCGGGTGGACATGCACCAGTTCCGTGACCTGACCAGCCGGGCACGTGGGCAAGGCGACGCCGGGCAGGCGGCGGCCCTGTGGGAGAAGGCACTCGGGCTGTGGCGCGGCGAGGCGTTCACGGGCATCGACACGCCGTGGTTCGACAGCCGGCGGGACCTCCTCGACCGCGAGCGGCTGACCGCCGAGCTGGACCTGGCCGACGCCCGTCTCCGACTGGGACAGCACGACCGGATACTGGTCGAACTCCTCGCCCGGGCCGAGGCCCAACCACTGGACGAGCGCGTTGCGGGCCAGCTCATGCTCGCCCTGTACCGCGGCGGGCGCGGTGCCGATGCCCTGACGCACTATCAGTCGATCCGGGGGCGGCTGGTGGAAGAGCTGGGTACCGACCCCGGACCGGCACTTCGCCTCCTCCACCAGCGCATCCTCGGCGCGGATCCGGCCCTGGACCTCGCGCCGGGCCCCGGCGTCGCGGTCGACGAGGCGGCCGCCGTCCGCCCGGTCCCACGGCAGCTTCCGGCGCCGCCGGCGACCTTCATCGGACGTGACCGCGAACTCGCTTCTCTGGACGGCTTGTTGAAGGAGCCAGCGGACGACAGAGCCGTCGTGGTCATCTCAGCCATCGGCGGCGTCGGTGGCATGGGCAAGACCTGGCTGGCGCTGCGCTGGGCCCATGAACACCTCGACCGTTTCCCCGACGGGCAGCTCTACGCAGATCTGTGCGGCTTCGACCCGTCCTCCGAGCCCATGCCGCCCGGCATGGTGCTGCGCGGGTTCCTAGATGCCCTCGGCATCGACACTCAGGAGATGCCGGCCGACCCCGAGGCTCTGGCCGCACTGTACCGCTCCCTCGTGGCCGGCCGGCGCATGCTGATCATGCTGGACAACGCCCGCGGCGCCGACCAGATCCGGCCGCTGCTGCCCGGCAGTGCCACGTGCACCGTCATGGTGACCAGCCGGAGCCACCTGAGCGGCCTGACCGCCACACACGGATGCCAGTACCTGGACCTCGGTACGCTCCCCGACGACGACGCCCGCCAGATTCTTGTCCACGCCCTCGGCCACGACCGGGTGGCAGCCGAACCGGACGCGGTCAGCGGCCTCCTTCGCCGGTGCGCGGGACTGCCGCTCGCCCTCGGCATCGTCGCGGCCCGCGCCGCCGCTCGGCCCGACTTTCCCCTCACCGTCCTGACCTCGGAGCTCCACGACGCCGCCTGCCGTCTCGACGCACTCAACGCCGGTGACCTCGCCACCGACCTCCGGGCCGTCTTCGACACCTCGTACCGGGTCCTCGACCACAGCACCGCACAGACCTTCGCGCTGCTGGGACTGGCGCCGGGACCGGACATCAGCCTGTCCGCCGCCGCCCGCCTCACCGCACTCCCCGCTCCCCGTGCCCGGGTCCTCCTGCGCACCCTGGAGTCGGCCCATCTCGTCCAGCAAAACATCCCCGGTCGCTACCGCATGCACAATCTGGTCCGGCTCTATGCCACGGAGCGCGGGCACGACCTGCCTGACGACGTACGGCAGGCCGCGTTGCACCGGCTGGTCGGCTTCAATGCGACCACCGCCCTGGCCTGCGACCGATTACTCTCCCCGCAGCGGACTCCGCTCGCCGGACCCCGGACCGCCTCCGCGGTCGGCGCCCTCCACGTCGAGGACGTGGACGCAGCGATGGCCTGGTTCGAGGCCGAGCACCTCTGCCTCCTCGCGGTCCACCGGTTCGCTCTGGAGCACGGCCTGCACGCCCAGGCCTGGCAGCTCGCCTGGGCCCTGGACACCTTCCAGTGGCGGCGAGGGTGGCTGCTCGACCGCATCACAACCTTGCGGTCCACCCTGCCCGCTCTCGAAGTCCTGGAGGAACCGGCCTCCATGGCCCTGGCCCACCGGCTCCTCGCCCGCGCCCGCATCCCCCTCGACCAGCACGCAGAGGCCCTGGAACACCTGCGGCGCGCCATCGCCCTGTACGAGCGGGCCGGCGACCGCGCGGGCCAGGCCCAGACGCACCTGAACTTCGCGCTCGCGTGGGAACGGCACGGTGACCACGCCGAGGCGCTGTCACACGCCGTGCGCAACCTGCGCTTCCGGGAAGTCCTCGGCGACCCTCACCGGGAGGCCGAGGCCCTCAACGCGGTGGGCTGGTATCACGCCCACCTCGGTCACCACGACCAGGCCCGGGACTACTGCGAACGCGCTCTGGCCCTGTGCCGCCGACACGCTTTCCTGGAAGGCGAGGCCTTCACCCTGGACAGCCTCGGTTACATCGCCCACCACAGCGGGTCGCACGCACAGGCCCTGGACCACTACGGCCGGGCCCTCACGCTACGCCGCCGGCTGGGCGACCAGTACGAGGAGGCCGACGCGCTGGCCTGCATGGGCGATGTGTATCGGGCTACGGACCGGCCCGCCGACGCCCATGACGTCTTGAGCCGGGCCTTCGATCTCTACCGCGGCCAGCACCGCGCCACCGAGGCACGACGTGCCCAGCGGCTACTCGAGGAACTGAAGCCGGCCCTGCCCGCCCGCGCATCTGATGGCGCGGAAAGCGGGACCGTTCCCGACGTCGCACACCGCACGGCGTGA
- a CDS encoding DUF1963 domain-containing protein: MSLSPSSLSSPGRPGNHRLLPEDLDAMLRAAVRKASDNLPDDLPDDEADDIPDDEADDLPDDEADDMPDDEADDIPDDEADDIPDDEADDLPDDEADDIPDDMPDYDADELMDEIRALVRPAWLLSPARDAADPSAVGGSRIGGLPDLPEGWAWPTARLKDGTEAALAFTAQINLAEVPGVADAGWLPAGGWLWFFRNEKWSAQSEPDHVILHADVPAHELRATRPPTELDYLSDGATGFEPDRPIPVTLHRTLFLTANYKSGWQSLGYGALAKALDEHFDEFGVGFNLFDDVQDLLVHAAVGDEPWDAMLLGRPTPCPPPGGACPCGRSTPFDTPGYNNHDGPCSWASDSLLTLYDRWGDGPLVFTADATVDPAITDGRWSGTDAWVY; this comes from the coding sequence ATGTCACTCTCACCATCCTCACTCTCCTCTCCCGGTCGACCGGGCAACCACCGCCTGCTCCCGGAAGACCTGGACGCGATGCTTCGCGCAGCCGTGCGCAAGGCGTCCGACAACTTGCCGGACGACTTGCCGGACGACGAGGCGGACGACATACCGGACGACGAGGCGGACGACTTGCCGGACGACGAGGCGGACGACATGCCGGACGACGAGGCGGACGACATACCGGACGACGAGGCGGACGACATACCGGACGACGAGGCGGACGACTTGCCGGACGACGAGGCGGACGACATACCGGACGACATGCCGGACTACGATGCGGACGAACTCATGGACGAGATCCGGGCGCTCGTGCGCCCCGCCTGGCTGCTCAGCCCGGCTCGCGACGCGGCGGACCCCTCCGCCGTCGGCGGTTCACGAATAGGCGGACTGCCGGACCTGCCCGAGGGATGGGCATGGCCCACTGCCCGTCTCAAGGACGGCACAGAGGCCGCGCTCGCTTTCACCGCCCAGATCAACCTCGCCGAGGTGCCCGGCGTGGCCGACGCGGGATGGCTGCCGGCCGGCGGTTGGCTGTGGTTCTTCCGTAACGAGAAGTGGTCCGCCCAGTCCGAACCTGACCATGTCATCCTCCACGCCGACGTCCCCGCGCATGAGCTACGGGCCACCCGCCCGCCGACCGAACTGGACTACCTCAGCGACGGCGCTACCGGCTTCGAACCCGACCGTCCGATACCGGTCACCCTGCACCGGACCCTGTTCCTGACCGCGAACTACAAGTCGGGCTGGCAAAGCCTGGGTTACGGCGCGCTCGCCAAGGCCCTGGATGAGCACTTCGACGAATTCGGCGTCGGTTTCAACCTGTTCGACGACGTCCAGGATCTCCTGGTACACGCAGCCGTGGGGGACGAGCCATGGGACGCCATGCTCCTGGGCCGCCCCACCCCCTGCCCACCACCCGGAGGAGCATGCCCCTGCGGCCGCTCCACCCCCTTCGACACCCCCGGCTACAACAACCATGACGGCCCCTGCTCCTGGGCAAGCGACTCACTGCTCACCCTCTACGACCGCTGGGGCGACGGCCCGCTGGTGTTCACGGCGGATGCCACGGTCGACCCTGCCATCACCGATGGCCGCTGGTCCGGCACGGACGCATGGGTCTACTAG